The Shewanella mesophila genome contains the following window.
CCGATTCTCCACGAAGATGCGGCGTAACTTCTGCAACCTCTTGAGATGCAAAGTACTGCGCCACCTGATTAATCGCATCTCCTTGGAGTGTCATTGACATAGGAGCCATAGTGGTATTTTGACGCAACCCCGTTTGAAACAGCTTAATTTGCTGACTTATATATTCAGCAGATAATCCAGCAAGACGAGGACCAAGAGGCTCAACACCTTGCCCCGTAGGGCCATGACAACTACCACATAACTGGGCTGCAGGCGGCATGACCATTGATTCTGAAAATACTGGCATAGACATAAACAATAGTGCCGCACCAAACGTAAACGATCTCATGTAAACCTCCTTTTTTGGATCTGTTAAGTTTTTCTGGTTGAATTTTGTTCGAGACCAAAACGTGTTAATCGAGGCGAGCGGATTGCAGCCTAGCCGTCTAAGCAAAATTCACTCAACAAAGAGTAAAATGGTTTTAGCCGCCCCCTTCGGGCGGCATTTGTTAGTCATTTCTACTGCGTTCTCAGCTTTTTATGTAGAATAACTACACCACAAAGCTTCTGTCTTGTATAAATCCCAAACAATTCGCTGTAAAAACAACCTTGAAAGATCAACAAATCCTAAATATCTAAATTAGGTAGAGAATGCACAATGCAATTATTCTACATTAGTTTTTTTTAATATTGCAATCTTACTCAACCTAATACAACCGCAGATCTTGGTATATGCCTTGAAGTACTTATGACCCACAAACAACAATTTGGCCGCTTTTCTACTCGAATATGATTCGATCGGACTAAAATTCAAAGATAAACAGAGACTAATACCAAGCAGTATAAGGATAGAAGGGTTTTACCTAATAAGATAATAAACTTAACCCGAGGTCAGGTTAAGTTAGCGAAAAGATGAATATTGAAGAACTATAACAGCTTAAAAATATAATGCCCCAGCGGAAACTGAGGCATTGAGCGATAAAACAGATCTTACTTTGCCGGCCTTACTCCTAATGTATGGCAGATAGCATAGGTCAACTCGGCGCGGTTGAGTGTATAGAAATGGAAATCCTTCACCCCTTCACGAGATAACACTTTAACCATATCGATCGCCACGTTAGCCCCAACAAGTTGACGCGTCGATGGGTCATCTTCTAACCCCTCAAACTGCTTATGTAACCAACGAGGA
Protein-coding sequences here:
- a CDS encoding c-type cytochrome — its product is MSMPVFSESMVMPPAAQLCGSCHGPTGQGVEPLGPRLAGLSAEYISQQIKLFQTGLRQNTTMAPMSMTLQGDAINQVAQYFASQEVAEVTPHLRGESVDYADPTAQLVYQGDWERLIPACVTCHGPSALGGGQFPRLAGQQASYIKTQLLAWQAGTRKGDVDAMMGTIANKLTAEEIDALAKYFADIK